In Diadema setosum chromosome 19, eeDiaSeto1, whole genome shotgun sequence, a genomic segment contains:
- the LOC140242753 gene encoding pyridoxal kinase-like, translating into MALPDHRVISIQSHVVSGYVGNKSAVFPMQVLGYEVDAVNSVQLCCHTGYKHFQGQVLNDSDLRTLFDGLKLNDIHQYSHLLTGYVGSESFLHEVIRVVKELREANPDITYVCDPVLGDNGHFYVPKELMPIYRDQLLPLADIITPNQFEAELLSGVTINDEESALRAISILHDKGIKTVILSSFEAGKEDKLVTLGSTVKGNEKTVCRLEFSRLDCTFTGTGDLFSALMLVWTHKHPDNLLLACEKALSTMQAVLKRTLLSAQELAGPGNVPTAAQRELRLVKSKQDIEEPPSLVAGKYLEL; encoded by the exons atggcGCTTCCTGACCACAGGGTAATTTCCATTCAGAGTCACGTTGTATCTGGATACGTGGGAAACAAGTCTGCCGTCTTTCCAATGCAG GTCCTTGGATATGAGGTAGATGCTGTCAACTCAGTACAGCTGTGCTGTCACACAGGATACAAGCATTTTCAAGGTCAGGTCCTGAACGATTCGGACCTGAGGACGCTCTTTGATGGTCTCAAACTGAATGACATTCATCAGTACTCCCACCTCCTGACAG GCTATGTAGGGTCAGAGTCCTTCCTCCATGAGGTCATACGAGTGGTCAAGGAGCTCAGGGAAGCCAACCCGGACATCACCTACGTCTGTGACCCTGTTCTTGGGGACAATGGTCACTTCTATGTGCCCAAGGAGCTGATGCCCATCTACAGAGACCAGCTGCTTCCACTTGCAGACATAATCACTCCCAACCAGTTTGAAGCGGA GTTGCTCTCAGGTGTAACCATCAACGATGAAGAGTCGGCTCTCCGTGCCATAAGCATCCTCCATGACAAGGGCATTAAGACTGTCATCCTGAGCAGCTTTGAGGCTGGCAAAGAAGACAAGCTTGTTACCCTGGGGTCAACTGTCAAAG GCAATGAAAAGACTGTCTGCCGGCTTGAATTTTCTCGCCTCGACTGTACATTCACAGGGACTGGTGACCTTTTCTCAGCCCTTATGCTAGTATGGACTCACAAGCATCCAGATAATCTCTTG CTGGCATGTGAGAAAGCTCTGTCCACGATGCAGGCAGTTCTGAAGCGGACTCTACTAAGCGCTCAGG AATTAGCTGGTCCTGGCAATGTACCTACTGCTGCCCAGCGTGAACTGAGGTTAGTCAAGAGCAAACAGGACATCGAGGAACCACCCTCTTTAGTAGCAGGGAAGTATTTAGAGCTATGA